A stretch of Caldanaerobius polysaccharolyticus DSM 13641 DNA encodes these proteins:
- a CDS encoding arginine repressor — translation MKLTRHAKILELIEKKPIETQDELVEELRKSGFNVTQATISRDIKDLRLVKVMDNNGKYRYASLNKTEEDVSNKLFTLLSQSLVSVDYAGNIVVLKTLSGTAMAAAAAIDALNFKDIVGTLAGDDTIFVLVRDSQNVSEILARFKSLIK, via the coding sequence ATGAAGTTAACTAGGCATGCTAAAATACTTGAGTTGATTGAGAAAAAGCCTATTGAGACCCAAGATGAGCTTGTTGAAGAGTTGAGAAAAAGCGGTTTTAATGTGACCCAGGCTACTATATCTAGGGACATTAAAGATCTCAGATTGGTAAAGGTTATGGATAACAATGGCAAATACCGGTATGCTTCGCTTAATAAAACAGAAGAGGATGTAAGTAATAAGTTGTTTACCCTGCTTTCCCAGTCGCTGGTATCTGTTGACTATGCGGGAAACATCGTCGTTCTAAAGACTTTATCTGGTACTGCTATGGCAGCTGCTGCGGCGATAGATGCTTTGAATTTTAAAGATATCGTGGGCACATTAGCTGGAGATGACACGATATTTGTGTTGGTAAGAGATTCTCAAAACGTAAGCGAAATCCTGGCCAGGTTTAAAAGCCTTATAAAGTAA
- the recN gene encoding DNA repair protein RecN — protein MLVSLSIKNFALIDNIEVYFDRGLNIITGESGAGKSIIIEALSLVLGGRADKEMIRAGCEKAEVEAVFEIRKDSEIGDELRSMGLLEGEDDLIILCRELASNGRSVCRINHKTVNVSILKRIAHRLVDIHGQNEYQVLFDESTYQGLLDSFGGEPLKALKEEVSKVYRTYVQIDREIEKLKDEGNNPLEEEFIRYQLNEIAAANLKEGEEEELLKARKIMNNAEKIYEALFNVYSLLYDNKNGLSILEGLGEAIEKLEDISQYDGDIQGIIKYLNDSYYQIQDVCECVRKYMENLNFDPEKLNEVEERLHILSDLKRKYGRSVEQLIEYRSELQSKINRIENNIQILEQMQRQRSEIYEELLRRCSDLSRMREKVASQMEKAVSAELDQLGIKGVIFKVRINPRELSENGVDGVEFMISTNPGEPLKPLAKVVSGGEMSRIMLAFKKVFAEADGIDTLIFDEIDTGISGQTVQVVAEKILELSLKRQVICITHMPQIASMADTHYYIQKAVEKGRTHIKVEKLDDKGRIREISRIISGDNITPLALSHSKEMIANAIKLKEKIAQ, from the coding sequence ATGCTCGTTTCCCTTTCAATTAAAAATTTTGCGTTGATCGACAATATAGAAGTGTACTTTGACAGAGGTTTAAATATAATAACAGGTGAATCAGGTGCTGGTAAATCCATAATTATCGAAGCCTTGAGCCTAGTGCTAGGGGGCAGAGCGGATAAGGAAATGATAAGGGCAGGTTGCGAAAAGGCAGAGGTTGAAGCTGTGTTTGAGATAAGAAAAGATAGCGAGATCGGCGATGAATTAAGGAGCATGGGATTGCTTGAGGGGGAAGATGATCTAATAATATTGTGCAGAGAACTTGCGTCCAATGGACGAAGTGTGTGTAGGATAAACCACAAAACTGTTAATGTTTCTATTTTGAAGCGCATTGCCCACAGACTTGTGGATATCCACGGTCAAAATGAGTACCAGGTGTTATTTGACGAATCGACTTATCAAGGGCTTCTGGATTCATTTGGAGGAGAACCGCTGAAGGCGTTAAAGGAAGAAGTAAGTAAGGTCTACCGAACATACGTGCAGATAGATCGGGAAATAGAGAAGTTAAAAGACGAGGGCAATAATCCGTTGGAAGAGGAGTTTATAAGGTATCAGTTAAATGAAATCGCCGCTGCCAATTTAAAAGAAGGAGAAGAGGAAGAGCTTTTAAAGGCGAGAAAAATCATGAATAACGCTGAAAAGATATACGAAGCTCTTTTTAACGTTTACTCCTTATTATACGACAATAAAAACGGCCTGAGCATTTTAGAAGGTTTGGGAGAAGCTATAGAAAAATTAGAGGATATATCTCAGTACGATGGGGATATACAGGGTATAATAAAATACTTAAACGATTCGTATTATCAAATACAAGACGTGTGTGAATGCGTGCGGAAATACATGGAAAACCTGAACTTTGATCCTGAAAAATTAAATGAAGTAGAGGAAAGGCTTCACATCCTCTCTGATTTAAAGCGCAAATATGGCAGGAGCGTAGAGCAGCTGATTGAATACCGATCAGAATTGCAGTCAAAAATAAACAGAATTGAAAACAATATTCAAATATTGGAACAAATGCAGCGGCAGAGATCAGAGATATATGAAGAGCTGTTACGGCGATGTTCAGATCTGTCCAGGATGAGGGAAAAAGTGGCGAGCCAGATGGAAAAGGCAGTGTCTGCCGAGTTGGACCAGTTGGGCATAAAAGGTGTGATATTTAAAGTGCGCATAAACCCGAGGGAATTGTCGGAGAATGGTGTAGATGGCGTTGAATTTATGATAAGCACCAATCCCGGCGAACCTTTAAAACCGCTGGCTAAAGTTGTGTCGGGCGGAGAGATGTCCAGAATAATGCTGGCGTTTAAGAAGGTATTTGCTGAGGCAGATGGTATAGACACCCTTATTTTTGACGAGATAGATACCGGGATAAGTGGGCAGACCGTTCAGGTTGTGGCGGAAAAGATTTTAGAGCTGTCTTTAAAGAGACAGGTTATTTGTATTACCCATATGCCGCAAATAGCCAGTATGGCTGATACTCACTATTACATTCAAAAGGCCGTAGAAAAAGGGAGAACGCACATAAAGGTGGAAAAATTAGATGATAAAGGGCGAATCAGAGAGATTTCTAGGATAATAAGCGGCGATAATATCACGCCTCTTGCGCTTTCCCATTCAAAAGAGATGATAGCTAACGCGATTAAATTGAAGGAAAAAATAGCTCAATGA